The Drosophila teissieri strain GT53w chromosome X, Prin_Dtei_1.1, whole genome shotgun sequence genome has a segment encoding these proteins:
- the LOC122624770 gene encoding protein kinase shaggy isoform X4 produces MSGRPRTSSFAEGNKQSPSLVLGGVKTCSRDGSKITTVVATPGQGTDRVQEVSYTDTKVIGNGSFGVVFQAKLCDTGELVAIKKVLQDRRFKNRELQIMRKLEHCNIVKLLYFFYSSGEKRDEVFLNLVLEYIPETVYKVARQYAKTKQTIPINFIRLYMYQLFRSLAYIHSLGICHRDIKPQNLLLDPETAVLKLCDFGSAKQLLHGEPNVSYICSRYYRAPELIFGAINYTTKIDVWSAGCVLAELLLGQPIFPGDSGVDQLVEVIKVLGTPTREQIREMNPNYTEFKFPQIKSHPWQKVFRIRTPTEAINLVSLLLEYTPSARITPLKACAHPFFDELRMEGNHTLPNGREMPPLFNFTEHELSIQPSLVPQLLPKHLQNASGPGANRSSAGGAASAAASGSTSVSSTGSGASAEGSAQPQQSQGTAAAAGSGSGGATAGTGGASAGGVPGSGNNSSSGGASGAPTAVAAGANAAVAGGAGGGGGAGAATAAATAAGAIGATNAGGANVTGSQSNSALNSSGSGGSGGSGNGEAAGSGSGSGSGSGSGGGNGGNGGNGGDNDAGDSGAAASGAAAGGGAPETEAAASG; encoded by the exons GTCGCGATGGTTCTAAAATCACAACAGTTGTTGCAACACCCGGCCAAGGCACCGATCGCGTACAAGAGGTCTCCTATACAGACACAAAGGTCATCGGCAATGGCAGCTTCGGCGTCGTGTTCCAGGCAAAGCTTTGCGACACCGGCGAACTGGTGGCAATCAAAAAAGTTTTACAAGACAGACGATTTAAG AATCGCGAATTGCAAATTATGCGCAAATTGGAGCATTGTAATATTGTGAAGCTTTTGTACTTTTTCTATTCGAGTGGTGAAAAG CGTGATGAAGTATTTTTGAATTTAGTCCTCGAATATATACCAGAAACCGTATACAAAGTGGCTCGCCAATATGCCAAAACCAAGCAAACGATACCAATCAACTTTATTCGG CTCTACATGTATCAACTGTTCAGAAGTTTGGCCTACATCCACTCGCTGGGCATTTGCCATCGTGATATCAAGCCGCAGAACCTTCTGCTCGATCCGGAGACGGCTGTGCTGAAGCTCTGTGACTTTGGCAGCGCCAAACAGCTGCTGCACGGCGAGCCGAATGTGTCGTATATCTGCTCCCGGTATTACCGCGCCCCCGAGCTCATCTTTGGCGCCATCAATTATACAACAAAGATCG ATGTGTGGAGTGCCGGTTGCGTTTTGGCCGAGCTACTGCTGGGCCAGCCCATCTTCCCTGGCGATTCCGGTGTGGATCAGCTCGTCGAGGTCATCAAGGTCCTGGGCACACCGACAAGAGAACAGATACGCGAGATGAATCCAAACTACACGGAATTCAAGTTCCCCCAGATTAAGAGTCATCCATGGCAGAAA GTTTTCCGTATACGCACTCCTACAGAAGCTATCAACTTGGTGTCCCTGCTGCTCGAGTACACGCCCAGTGCCCGGATCACACCGCTCAAGGCCTGTGCACATCCGTTCTTCGATGAGCTGCGCATGGAGGGCAACCACACCTTGCCCAACGGCCGCGAGATGCCGCCGCTATTCAACTTCACAGAGCATG AGCTCTCCATACAGCCCAGCCTAGTGCCGCAGTTGTTGCCCAAGCATCTGCAGAACGCATCCGGACCTGGCGCCAATCGATCCTCGGCCGGCGGAGCAGCCTCCGCTGCGGCCAGCGGCTCCACCAGCGTCTCGTCAACGGGCAGCGGTGCCTCGGCGGAAGGCTCCGCCCAGCCACAACAGTCGCAGGGCACAGCAGCCGCTGCGGGCTCCGGATCGGGCGGAGCAACAGCAGGCACCGGCGGAGCGAGTGCCGGCGGAGTGCCCGGATctggcaacaacagcagcagcggcggagCATCCGGAGCGCCGACCGCCGTCGCTGCCGGCGCCAATGCCGCCGTCGCTggcggtgctggtggtggtggtggagctggcGCGGCGACCGCAGCTGCCACAGCAGCTGGCGCTATAGGCGCGACTAACGCCGGCGGCGCCAATGTAACAG GTTCGCAGTCGAACAGCGCCCTgaacagcagcggcagtggtggcagtggcggcagcggcaacggcgAGGCAGCCGGCTCGGGCTCCGGATCCGGttcgggatcgggatcaggAGGCGGGAATGGCGGTAATGGCGGTAATGGCGGCGATAACGACGCTGGCGACAGTGGAGCAGCCGCatctggagctgcagctggaggaggagcaccgGAAACCGAGGCAGCGGCGTCGGGTTAG
- the LOC122624770 gene encoding protein kinase shaggy isoform X6, whose translation MRKLEHCNIVKLLYFFYSSGEKRDEVFLNLVLEYIPETVYKVARQYAKTKQTIPINFIRLYMYQLFRSLAYIHSLGICHRDIKPQNLLLDPETAVLKLCDFGSAKQLLHGEPNVSYICSRYYRAPELIFGAINYTTKIDVWSAGCVLAELLLGQPIFPGDSGVDQLVEVIKVLGTPTREQIREMNPNYTEFKFPQIKSHPWQKVFRIRTPTEAINLVSLLLEYTPSARITPLKACAHPFFDELRMEGNHTLPNGREMPPLFNFTEHELSIQPSLVPQLLPKHLQNASGPGANRSSAGGAASAAASGSTSVSSTGSGASAEGSAQPQQSQGTAAAAGSGSGGATAGTGGASAGGVPGSGNNSSSGGASGAPTAVAAGANAAVAGGAGGGGGAGAATAAATAAGAIGATNAGGANVTGSQSNSALNSSGSGGSGGSGNGEAAGSGSGSGSGSGSGGGNGGNGGNGGDNDAGDSGAAASGAAAGGGAPETEAAASG comes from the exons ATGCGCAAATTGGAGCATTGTAATATTGTGAAGCTTTTGTACTTTTTCTATTCGAGTGGTGAAAAG CGTGATGAAGTATTTTTGAATTTAGTCCTCGAATATATACCAGAAACCGTATACAAAGTGGCTCGCCAATATGCCAAAACCAAGCAAACGATACCAATCAACTTTATTCGG CTCTACATGTATCAACTGTTCAGAAGTTTGGCCTACATCCACTCGCTGGGCATTTGCCATCGTGATATCAAGCCGCAGAACCTTCTGCTCGATCCGGAGACGGCTGTGCTGAAGCTCTGTGACTTTGGCAGCGCCAAACAGCTGCTGCACGGCGAGCCGAATGTGTCGTATATCTGCTCCCGGTATTACCGCGCCCCCGAGCTCATCTTTGGCGCCATCAATTATACAACAAAGATCG ATGTGTGGAGTGCCGGTTGCGTTTTGGCCGAGCTACTGCTGGGCCAGCCCATCTTCCCTGGCGATTCCGGTGTGGATCAGCTCGTCGAGGTCATCAAGGTCCTGGGCACACCGACAAGAGAACAGATACGCGAGATGAATCCAAACTACACGGAATTCAAGTTCCCCCAGATTAAGAGTCATCCATGGCAGAAA GTTTTCCGTATACGCACTCCTACAGAAGCTATCAACTTGGTGTCCCTGCTGCTCGAGTACACGCCCAGTGCCCGGATCACACCGCTCAAGGCCTGTGCACATCCGTTCTTCGATGAGCTGCGCATGGAGGGCAACCACACCTTGCCCAACGGCCGCGAGATGCCGCCGCTATTCAACTTCACAGAGCATG AGCTCTCCATACAGCCCAGCCTAGTGCCGCAGTTGTTGCCCAAGCATCTGCAGAACGCATCCGGACCTGGCGCCAATCGATCCTCGGCCGGCGGAGCAGCCTCCGCTGCGGCCAGCGGCTCCACCAGCGTCTCGTCAACGGGCAGCGGTGCCTCGGCGGAAGGCTCCGCCCAGCCACAACAGTCGCAGGGCACAGCAGCCGCTGCGGGCTCCGGATCGGGCGGAGCAACAGCAGGCACCGGCGGAGCGAGTGCCGGCGGAGTGCCCGGATctggcaacaacagcagcagcggcggagCATCCGGAGCGCCGACCGCCGTCGCTGCCGGCGCCAATGCCGCCGTCGCTggcggtgctggtggtggtggtggagctggcGCGGCGACCGCAGCTGCCACAGCAGCTGGCGCTATAGGCGCGACTAACGCCGGCGGCGCCAATGTAACAG GTTCGCAGTCGAACAGCGCCCTgaacagcagcggcagtggtggcagtggcggcagcggcaacggcgAGGCAGCCGGCTCGGGCTCCGGATCCGGttcgggatcgggatcaggAGGCGGGAATGGCGGTAATGGCGGTAATGGCGGCGATAACGACGCTGGCGACAGTGGAGCAGCCGCatctggagctgcagctggaggaggagcaccgGAAACCGAGGCAGCGGCGTCGGGTTAG
- the LOC122624770 gene encoding protein kinase shaggy isoform X5: MLINRGSLLEGRDGSKITTVVATPGQGTDRVQEVSYTDTKVIGNGSFGVVFQAKLCDTGELVAIKKVLQDRRFKNRELQIMRKLEHCNIVKLLYFFYSSGEKRDEVFLNLVLEYIPETVYKVARQYAKTKQTIPINFIRLYMYQLFRSLAYIHSLGICHRDIKPQNLLLDPETAVLKLCDFGSAKQLLHGEPNVSYICSRYYRAPELIFGAINYTTKIDVWSAGCVLAELLLGQPIFPGDSGVDQLVEVIKVLGTPTREQIREMNPNYTEFKFPQIKSHPWQKVFRIRTPTEAINLVSLLLEYTPSARITPLKACAHPFFDELRMEGNHTLPNGREMPPLFNFTEHELSIQPSLVPQLLPKHLQNASGPGANRSSAGGAASAAASGSTSVSSTGSGASAEGSAQPQQSQGTAAAAGSGSGGATAGTGGASAGGVPGSGNNSSSGGASGAPTAVAAGANAAVAGGAGGGGGAGAATAAATAAGAIGATNAGGANVTGSQSNSALNSSGSGGSGGSGNGEAAGSGSGSGSGSGSGGGNGGNGGNGGDNDAGDSGAAASGAAAGGGAPETEAAASG; this comes from the exons GTCGCGATGGTTCTAAAATCACAACAGTTGTTGCAACACCCGGCCAAGGCACCGATCGCGTACAAGAGGTCTCCTATACAGACACAAAGGTCATCGGCAATGGCAGCTTCGGCGTCGTGTTCCAGGCAAAGCTTTGCGACACCGGCGAACTGGTGGCAATCAAAAAAGTTTTACAAGACAGACGATTTAAG AATCGCGAATTGCAAATTATGCGCAAATTGGAGCATTGTAATATTGTGAAGCTTTTGTACTTTTTCTATTCGAGTGGTGAAAAG CGTGATGAAGTATTTTTGAATTTAGTCCTCGAATATATACCAGAAACCGTATACAAAGTGGCTCGCCAATATGCCAAAACCAAGCAAACGATACCAATCAACTTTATTCGG CTCTACATGTATCAACTGTTCAGAAGTTTGGCCTACATCCACTCGCTGGGCATTTGCCATCGTGATATCAAGCCGCAGAACCTTCTGCTCGATCCGGAGACGGCTGTGCTGAAGCTCTGTGACTTTGGCAGCGCCAAACAGCTGCTGCACGGCGAGCCGAATGTGTCGTATATCTGCTCCCGGTATTACCGCGCCCCCGAGCTCATCTTTGGCGCCATCAATTATACAACAAAGATCG ATGTGTGGAGTGCCGGTTGCGTTTTGGCCGAGCTACTGCTGGGCCAGCCCATCTTCCCTGGCGATTCCGGTGTGGATCAGCTCGTCGAGGTCATCAAGGTCCTGGGCACACCGACAAGAGAACAGATACGCGAGATGAATCCAAACTACACGGAATTCAAGTTCCCCCAGATTAAGAGTCATCCATGGCAGAAA GTTTTCCGTATACGCACTCCTACAGAAGCTATCAACTTGGTGTCCCTGCTGCTCGAGTACACGCCCAGTGCCCGGATCACACCGCTCAAGGCCTGTGCACATCCGTTCTTCGATGAGCTGCGCATGGAGGGCAACCACACCTTGCCCAACGGCCGCGAGATGCCGCCGCTATTCAACTTCACAGAGCATG AGCTCTCCATACAGCCCAGCCTAGTGCCGCAGTTGTTGCCCAAGCATCTGCAGAACGCATCCGGACCTGGCGCCAATCGATCCTCGGCCGGCGGAGCAGCCTCCGCTGCGGCCAGCGGCTCCACCAGCGTCTCGTCAACGGGCAGCGGTGCCTCGGCGGAAGGCTCCGCCCAGCCACAACAGTCGCAGGGCACAGCAGCCGCTGCGGGCTCCGGATCGGGCGGAGCAACAGCAGGCACCGGCGGAGCGAGTGCCGGCGGAGTGCCCGGATctggcaacaacagcagcagcggcggagCATCCGGAGCGCCGACCGCCGTCGCTGCCGGCGCCAATGCCGCCGTCGCTggcggtgctggtggtggtggtggagctggcGCGGCGACCGCAGCTGCCACAGCAGCTGGCGCTATAGGCGCGACTAACGCCGGCGGCGCCAATGTAACAG GTTCGCAGTCGAACAGCGCCCTgaacagcagcggcagtggtggcagtggcggcagcggcaacggcgAGGCAGCCGGCTCGGGCTCCGGATCCGGttcgggatcgggatcaggAGGCGGGAATGGCGGTAATGGCGGTAATGGCGGCGATAACGACGCTGGCGACAGTGGAGCAGCCGCatctggagctgcagctggaggaggagcaccgGAAACCGAGGCAGCGGCGTCGGGTTAG